One part of the Macrobrachium nipponense isolate FS-2020 chromosome 38, ASM1510439v2, whole genome shotgun sequence genome encodes these proteins:
- the LOC135209538 gene encoding histone-lysine N-methyltransferase SETMAR-like yields MSKTQVYEWFARFKNGQMSLEDQPRSGRPSTSRTDENITKIHELIMEDHRRTIDELVNLTGVSWSSCQRILSEELGMKRVAAKMVPCLLTDGQKQSRMDACRELKEQLEVDPDLFSKVITGDESWCYGYDPESKQQSSQWKHPTSPRPKKARQVKSSVKTMLICFFDVKGIVHKEFVPAGHTVNQTLYLAVLKRLRDSVRRKRPDLWQSGGWWLHHDNAPAHTA; encoded by the coding sequence ATGAGTAAAACACAAGTTTACGAGTGGTTTGCACGCTTTAAGAATGGTCAAATGTCACTGGAAGACCAGCCTCGTTCAGGGAGACCTTCAACCTCCCGAACGGATGAAAACATCACTAAAATTCATGAACTAATCATGGAAGACCATCGCAGAACAATTGATGAGCTTGTTAATTTGACTGGTGTGTCCTGGAGTTCATGTCAACGAATTTTGAGCGAGGAATTGggaatgaaaagagttgcagCAAAAATGGTGCCTTGCTTGCTCACGGACGGTCAAAAGCAGTCACGAATGGATGCCTGTCGTGAACTGAAAGAACAGTTGGAAGTTGATCCAGACCTTTTTTCGAAGGTCATTACAGGTGATGAAAGCTGGTGCTATGGCTACGACCCAGAATCAAAGCAGCAATCAAGTCAGTGGAAGCATCCAACGTCACCACGACCCAAAAAAGCGCGTCAAGTGAAGTCCAGTGTCAAGACGATGCTGATTTGTTTCTTCGATGTGAAAGGAATTGTCCACAAAGAATTCGTTCCTGCAGGTCACACTGTTAACCAGACGCTTTACTTGGCAGTGCTGAAGCGTTTGCGAGATTCCGTGAGACGGAAACGCCCTGACCTGTGGCAAAGTGGAGGGTGGTGGCTtcatcacgacaatgcaccagcgcacaccgcctga